In Rhodamnia argentea isolate NSW1041297 chromosome 1, ASM2092103v1, whole genome shotgun sequence, the genomic window TCTTCACCGATAGATGACGGAGAATGTAGAACATAAGGTTTTGAGACAAAGATGATACATACTTCTTGCTATGATTGAGCCAAAAGAGCCAATAACAGAGAAGCAGATAAATAATATCGGATAAACATATCCCGGAAATGAAAGAACAAATTGAGCTGATTAGAACATTAGACAAAGCAATGAATCATGGAACAAGGCCAAGTGGTAAATATTGCAACTTTTGTGAACTAGTATGAGCCTGTATCATTGTCTTCTTGGGAAAGTTGCAACCCTCTAGCATCCAATCCGTTTCCCCCACAATTTTCATATAAGAAAATTATCCTGTTTGCCAGAGAAGGCGGGTGAAAATGAACCCCCTCCCTTTCACCGCTATGTACTTGCATGCGCCAAAATCTCTTGGTTAAAACAAAAGACAGGTTGAAAATGTATCTTGCAGTCTTTCAAACTCACCAGAATTGTTGTTGCTAACCATGAGAAGATGTGTGAAAGCAAAACTGTAATTGAACTGTTGAGGAAATGAATATCCTGCTGAAAGGCCGAGATCCGGATCCGGGTTTCGGTTCGGCTATTGTTAAAGACTGTTattaaaagttaagaaaataaaatactcGACTTCAAGCCTTTTAGTCCCCAAGTTGCGATCGGGAGTGGCTGAACGAAAAGGACTCATAAGAGGTAAGGAGGTTGAAAATAATTGTAAAGACATCAAACAAAAAGTTGAGAGTACAAAAATGCAATACTAACCCCTGGAAACTCGACCGCAAGCATGGCAATTAAGATTAGGAgctttcgtctatccaacaTCAATCATATTCTTGGGTGAGGGGATCTTATTTTCACCTCTATATCCCAATATTTCCTTGTTCTAGGTGTCTAAAGATTAAACAGGGAAAGTTTATTCATGATCCCTTGTTGATGCCCCTTCATTTGGATGCTCGGTTGTCCCACGTGTTACTAGCATTACATCAACACTGGTTATCTTAGGCCCCTTCATGTGTATCGTTGATTTTTTGGGGATCACTTTGGGATGAAGGGCCTGTACATGTAGTCCATCATCTCtgcaattgaaattaatttcttcttccatgtCATTTAAACTTGTGACGATCGAAAAATTCAACGTAACAAGTGTCCTAAGGTGCGAAATTCCCAAAATACCCCCGCCCAAATttcgaaatgacaaaaatgtcccTAGGATTTATGATGGCAAGACGGAAGAATTAATTGGCCGCGGGACCCACCTTATCTCCAAAGTCCAAAGTCAATTTTCTTtatctcttctcttctctctctctctgtcttcttcGCGTTTTCCCCCAACCGACTTCcctgtttctttcttcctcttctctttctcttttcttgcagCAACTCCCTCACCATACCACCTCCACCCGAGCCACCACACGACAGCCATCACTACCACCGAACACCCTCACCTCCAGCCACCGTTGAGCCGCCCGGACAGGTCGCAACAAACCCAAACAGCAGCCCGGCGCCTCCCCTACTCGCGAACCCCCCTGTTCTGCTGCGTCGGCTCCTGCTTCCGCGGGCCGCTGCGTTGCTTCTGCTCCGACGCATCCCGACGCCACTTCGCCACCATCCTCACCCTCTTAGACCACCGCACGGCGCCGCCGGGCTGCTGAACAACCTCCTGGAGCAGCCCCGAGGCCGCCCCTCGCTCCGAGCCCCTGTTTTTTTTTGCTCCGTTCTGCTTCGTGATTCCGCCCCCGACGCCTGCCGGCCACCGTGAACCACCACCGACCTCCCTCAACACCCCTCGAGACCTCCCCAAGTCATCCCACCTCACGCCACAGCCCCGAGACCCACCAAACCGCCATGACCAGCCCCGAACCTACGGCCTCCGCCCTGTTTTTGCTCGTGCTCGTGACTAGTTGCGTTGGCACGGCCGCTCCGCACCTGGTCCGTCCGACCTCCGCAAACCTCTAGCCGCCTCTCTCGAGCTattggaaatcaccgacgaCCCTTGAGCGGCCACCACCAGCTCCTACGAAGCCCCGACGCCCCCAAAGACTCCCATGTTTCGCCTTTGGGTGTGCCCTGCTTTTTTGGGCCGTGGGCCAATCGAGACCAGGTGATGTCCTGGAGAGTGTGCCCGCGTATCCGGGCCCGTGTGCCGGTTTTCCTGGGCCGTAGCGGAGCTCGTGTGCCCGAGTGGCCAAGAAATTATGCCCGTGTGCCCGTAAGTTGTGCCGGTCGTGTCCGGGCCGCGAGCCAAAAATTTATGCCCGTGTCCGAGGATTTGAGCCCAAGTagttgtcgtgacctaaaaaataaaattttcgggctaatgaaTTATTATGTTAAATTTGATGGCTAACCTAATACGGATTCTCTCAAGCCTTACAAAATCGCAACTTTGATTAATCGGAATGATTTAGAATTCGGAGTCGTcactaaccatttttggtaggttagttagatacctaaataaaatagcgggagaactattttattcctacgaaccggagattaaggaTTCGGAGATTttgttacattaactaattaaagctaatgcccttttggCACCTTAATTCCATGAAAGTCTTAAGTTTGGCAACTTAGATTGAATCGTTCAAAGTTTAgaggatggatttttttttaaggattttcacTCTATGCACGGGCGTAacgatccatcctttttcctaaCAAACAATACGGGTGCTCCCCATGGTGATGCACTTGGGCGAACgaatcctttatccaacaattCCCGCAATCGCACCTTCGACTCCTTCAATTCTGACAACGCCATTCTATATGGGGCTTTAGAAATCGGCTCCGTTCCGGGGATTAGCTCAATCACAAACTCGATCCGCCTATTTGGTGGTAGACCTAGCAACTCTTGGGGAAACACATCGGGAAACTCGCATACAATAGCGATGTCTTTCATCCTTGGCTCCTCAATAGATGTGTTAACTACGGTCGTCGGATATCCTTGACAGCCACTTTCTAACAAACGAGTCGCTTCCGGCGACGAGATTAACAAAGTCTATGTGCCACCTCGACTTCTAACAAACTCAAAACTAACCACATTAAGCAGATTAAACCGAATTGCCTTATGATATCAATCCATCGTGACTCTTTGCTTTGTCGGCCAATCCATACCGACAATTacatcaaaatcattcatttccagCACAATCGGATCTATCACTTCTTCGTGACCACCGATTATCAACTTACAATCAAGACAACCTATCGTAGATATTACACTATCTTTTAGCGGCGTGGATATCTTAAAAACCGTTTCCAGCGATTTCGGACTCAACCCAACTAATTTAATAAAGCGCTCAGCAACAAAGGAGTACGTGGCTCCAGTGTCAAACAACGCATATGCTACATGATCATGCAAGAAGACGGTACCTGTAACGGTCGACGAATCCTCCGTTTCTTCCCCGGTGACCGCAAAAACTCTTCCTTGCGCTGGAAGTCGGCTTTGGTAATTTTGCAGCGTATTCCCATGCGGCTGTCCTCCTTGCTGTGATGGCGCTGGAACTCCTCTTTGCCTCTGCGGGCAATCTCTCACTTGGTGGCCCATCCGACCACAACCAAAACAAGCTCTATTCCCGAAGGGACACGAGGCGATCTCATGCCTCCAATTGTAAAATTGACATATTCCACCGTTACCAAGAGTCGGCTTTCCCCAGACATTCCTCCGGTTAGGTGGGATGATCGGCCTTCCTCTCgacattggcctcttgccaaatctACGTTTATTCTTACAAGAGGGCACAGACCATGATCCGGATGCAGCAGCCCTTTCTATCATATTTCTCTCCATCGCCTAAGCCCTTTCATATAGCTCATTGTAATCCTTCAAATTCAGCGGCACCAGCTGGTCCTTCGCCTTCGGTTTCAACCCATCTCTAAACTTTCTTGCCCTGTCCATAGGATCTTCCACCATTCTAGGCACATACATAGACAGTTGAGAAAACTTAGCTTCATATTGATCTACAAACATCTGGTTCTAGCGCGGGCGCATGAACTTTGCCATCTTCTCGCTCCCGGGCACACTCGAGAAATACTTATTATTAAATGTCTCCACAAAGGCATCCCACACCGGGACCATACCCTTGGGGAAGATTCTACCTTGAGTAGCTTGCCACCATGTGCTAGCGTTTCCTTGTAATAGATAAACCGCCAAAGTCACCTTATCCTCCTCATTGCACCTTAGTAATGCAAAAGCCTTTTCCAATTCCTTTATCCGGTGAGTGGCGGCCTCAAGGTCGCCAACTCCAGAAAATTTTGACGgctttaatttcaagaattacTCCACCAACTTTTGTATCTGTTGAGCTCTATTCCCGTTTCCAGCTAACGAGTCCTCAAGCGGAGCGGCAGCAGCAGCTTGATTCCTCACTTGCTGCCCAACAATCTCACCTAAAGCTTCCGGTGCTTGCGGGATCCCGTCCACTCTAGGATCCCCTTGAATTGCTCCTCCTCTAGGAACTCTGGAATTACGGTCGCTCATATTACAGGTTGGTTACGGAGCCCTGTTCACCCCAAGCAACACATAATGAGAACTCGGGCATACAGCCTTAAAACCTTAAATAACAAACACATGTACGGGGtttcaatcctactaactatcccaaaaacCCAatgctccttattactccaggcCATGACCAGGTAGTTCAGggcgaccttgctctgataccaccttgggcggggttgTCACACCTCGATCCACGGGCCCGTAACAACCCTACCAAagcgcctcgggtcataaaaggacgaTGTCCTAGGCACGTCATCAAcccattattttatcttattattaaacGCATACGGAACGTGtaactcccaaacaattataaagtacacggggatagaaaagcaggaaatcactCCTACAACCCTAAAAAATACCGGATCGGGGttatgggttaacactactccgtgctactcaaaaagaatctgTGAACACTTCCGGTTTCCATAGCTAAGGACCCGAAAAATAATCAACAACAATgggatgagatataaaatctcggtgagtctaCGCCTAAGttcgagtaggacattgacttgCTCAAGGCATCCTAAGCATGTAATACAATAACAGTGGTAAACTAATAGCGTGCGATCCTTGCAAACGCTTTACCTATCACAAAGTCGGATCCAAAAATCAACAGTCCACCATCAagcacatgcaagcttaccccacCTTGGTTCACACATTAAACAATTCATATATAACATGCAATGAAATGCATACAATCAAAACATATAACCAGAATACTCATCATAAATTGCTTGCACAATGCACCACGTGTATTTCAATTATTAACGATCATTCTCGGTCTTAGCAAAATCATGCTCTTTTGGTAGAACCAGGCACCGTTCTATTTCTTCGGCAATGGcaaccgacaaaccatgtggttccaagtactctCGGCATGGATTAACAATCATGCATTCTTGTAGGGagcgtcggtccatcacaagctgcgaccggcatctaataagtcgtgtggttccaagtaccctcgacaCGAACTTACCAAGCTCGAACCCTCGCACCGGGAGTCGGCCTTCGttttcacgtacccgagaagacggtatccattatgtgacTACACACGCGCGACAGGCAACCAGcgaatttatatctttgcatttaacccaatgcatACACACAAATAgtcatgctcaaaacttggctcaaggcTATTTTGATGCTTAAAATGTGAGTCCACACATGATCGcataaatacacatattgtccacTAGACTTTGTATCTATATACGGAGTAATCGGTCATGACACTCAACAGTCATCGGATAGTcgcccaataataataattcaataattaattaacaattacaTAATTATCGTTgtcctaattaattgatttaattacgatTTAATTAGTAATTAATAAATCTCGAATATAAATAGTTAAATCTATCTCAATTAATTAACCCAGctttagttaattaatccatCTCGATCAATTAATCCATGCTTCAATTAATTGTCACCTTAATATTCAAGCGATCCTATTTCGGACAAATAATGcaattataaattaaataaatacaaTTGGAACCCGTTAATTATTCTAATCGCAGTCAACATCGGTTATTCTAAATCTCGAATGCGGTTAACGCCCTAATTAAAGTTTAGGGGTCAACTCACTACTCCGGtgttcgatgtagagtcgggAGCGACGGGGACGAAAACGGCGACACGGTTTGAATCGGGTCTCGGGTTCTTGTTCGGGTCCGGTCGGGTTGGCGGATAGGGTCGGATCTCGGGTCGGGTTATTGGTTTTCGAGTTGGGTCAATTCGGTTTGGGTACTATTTGGGTCGGGCTTCAGGCTGCGGGTCTTTGGGTTGGGTCACCTTactgcgggaaaagtacactagaagtgccataatttttgtacggcgttcacttgagtgccataactttcaaaacgttcacttaagtgccataacttttaaaaatcgttcacttgagtgctatgttgacgtggcaaccggaaaaTCTGACGTGACAGCCGGAAttaccgtagacgccggaaaagttcttgtagcactcaagtgaacgattttgctccgacgtagcactcaagtgaacgattttgaaagttatggcacttaagtgaacgtttttaaagttatggcacttaagtgaacgtcgtacacaagttatggcacttctagtgtacttttccccttctATCGAGAACTTCGGGTCGGCACGGCCGCCGTTTGGGGTCGCGGGTCTAACTTTGGGTCCGGTTAAGGGGCCGGGTTTGGTTTCGGGGCTCGGGTGGTTGGCTAGGTGGCGGCCGGGATGGTTGGACACAGCATCAGAGCCGGTCGTGGTGCGGCCGGAGCTCGTGGATCCGGCGGGCTGGGGTTCTCGGATCTCACGACTTGGGCTCGGGTTGTCGGTGTTGAGGGTTTTGACGGCTAGACGGCTCGGTTGGGGCTTGGATCTAGGCGGTGGCAAGACCGAGCAGAGGGCGTCGGGGTTGTCGCGGGTGGCTAGTGGTAGCCGAGCGTGGTGGTAGCTAGCCTCACGCAGGGCGCGGGGAGGCACGGTGGTCTCACGGATtcaaggcggcggcggcgatccgACGAGGCGACGGCGCGATGAACAGCTGACTAGGGTGGAACGGCGAAGGCTAGTAGCGGTGGTGGTCGGGCGTCACACGATGGAGGGGCGAGCTGGTTCGCatggccaaagaaaagaaaaagacgagGAAGcaaggtgaagaagatgaagaaagaagaagaggaagatgatgtaAGGGAGATTGGATGGGGATGGGTTGTCGCGcagaagagaaaggaagaaagggagagagaaaagaaaaaagcgagGGGGGCGGTCGGTCAcgtgggggagggggaagagagagagagagagtggaaaagtacaaaaaagtaGACTTGGAGAAGGGGTTGGGAGCGGCTGAAGTGAGGTTGGGGGGGACCACAAGTCCTTtcatacataaatttttttgtcctatATGAATAAAATCTAGGgataaattggtaatttggcaaaataggtaccggtagtcatttggctcaatcaacTAAATGCAAAAATGGTATTTCGGCATTTAGGGTTCGGACAAGACCGAATTTGCGCGTGAAGAGTCTCGACACTTCGAGTCaatgtttgactattcaaacttgactttctctATCAGATGTCCTAGAacaaccaatcatcgtctcttaaatcctcaaaatccaaattttattttccacgttggaatttaaaatttttcttacgAACCCCAAATTTCCGGGACGTCACAAGTATCATCTCttgtaacctccattgattcattctagtggaatccaatcAATCGGTTGTCatcgtgggagagtggacgtagcttaataagtcgaaccactataaactcggtgtgcaatctctctttctctaaactCTTGATATTTTGTTAAATCACATGCACGTTGTTTCACTTGTTCTCATTCGATTGGACTTGAAACTGTTTAACTCTGCATtaagtttcaatttttgttcAGAAGCACCCATTTACCCCCTCTAGGTGCTATTACTagatacaacaattggtatcatagAAGGTTGCTCATATTTGTGAAGCGTTATTTACTTCAGAGTTAAAGATCTACTACGTCTAGCAATAACTTATCGGGAACAGGTGATTCACACTATGGCAACAAACCACCATACTTCTATGGGAAAGATTGCAACATGTGGTGCAACAAAATGAAGTGGTTCTTCAAGGCATTCGATGATCTGATGTGGGATGTTTTCATCAATGGTGTTGTACTTGCTGTCATTGCAACACCATCTACTGGATATGAGGTTGGTGCAAATGCTACAACAACATTATCTAATGCAGAAAAGGCTAAGAGACAAGAACTTGATTCTAAAGTTGTTCATGCATTATTTTGTACACTGTGTACTCCATTATATAATCGTGTTGTAGAAGAAGAATCTGCAAAGGCTATATGGGATAGacttcatgtcacatttcaaGGAACCGACAGAGTAAAGGAAACAAATCTTAGTATTCTGCAAAGTGACTATGaagctttcaaaatgaagccgGATGAATCTATTGTAGATATGATTGACTGATTCCAAATCTTAGCAAGCGGACTTGCAAGACAATGTACTCCAGATTCTGAACCGATGCAAGTTAGGAAaatacgggaaaagtacactagaagtgtcataacttttgtacgacgttcacttgagtgccataactttcaaaacgttcacttaagtgccataacttttaaaaatcgttcacttgagtgccatgttgacgtggcagccgaaaaaggCGACGTGGTAGCGGAAAAATTACCGTAGCATggcggaaaagttactgtagacgacGGAAAattgacgtggcatgccggaaagttgACGTCGCAtaccggaaaggcgacgtgacACGCTAGAAAAGTTATCGTAGCACtcgagtgaacgattttgctccgacgtaacactcaagtgaacgattttcgaaagttatgacacttaagtgaacgttttgaaagttatggcactcaagtgaacgccgtacacaagttatgacacttctagtgtacttttcccggaaAATATTTCGAGGTCTCACGGATGATTGGAACTACATCAAACCCTCAATACGGGAGTGTTAAACAATCATACCTTTACCAGTTGATGAGCTTGTTGAACTCTCCAATCTTACAAAACAGAACGTGCAAACAAGATAAGAGACTCTAAAGGTAAGAAGTCTATTGCACTGAAATCCGAGATTAATTATGATTCATCTGACTCGGATaatgaagaaaaagatgagGAGGAGCTTGCGCTCATGGTAAAAAAGTTTCGGAAAGATGGCTCGAAGAGAAAGAAACTTCAAAGGAAAAGActattcaagaaaaatgatcaGAAGTTCTCGAGTAATgacaaacaagaaaacaaagatgTGATACGTTTTCACCGCAAGAAGGCAAGACACATCAAGCCAAATTGTCCTATTCTGAAGAAAGATAAGAGTAAGTATGAGAAGTATAAAAAGGCACTAAAAGCAGAAACTCTAAGTGATTCTGATGACAGCGAGGATGATTACACAAATATCCGCTTGATGGCGAAGTTAGATTCGGAATTAGACTCAAATTTAGAATCAGAAGTTGAGGTATGTCCTTCTAAACTGCCGGATGAAGTTACGGAATATATTGATGAATTATGCAAAAGTTACAAAGAAGCCCTTAAAAGGGTTTcggttttgaaaaaggaaatttcttcCTTAAAACAGCAAGATATttcataaaaagataaaattgattttttgcaaCGTGAATTTCAtcggatgaaggaaaatcatgATTTggtttcaaaagaaaatgattctttgaaaattaaaattgaaaatatttcgaAAAGATTTACACagttcaaaaatttagaaaacattATCTCCAAACAAATTCCTTCAATGACAAATCTGGTTTAGGTTTCAAAAGAGAAAGTGATCTTAAAAACAGATTTCCCAAAGCAAATGACAGGATTTTTCGAAAACCTTCCACATCTGCATATAGAcagcattttcaaaaaaaaaattacgagatCTTATGTGCGACAACCTTGTGTAAACCGTAATGACTCCAGTCATGTCAAGGATCATTGTATCAAAGTATGGAGCCATGTTGAAAGAAAGTTATTAAACACTACTAACTCAAATGGACCCATGAAAGGATGGGTACCAAAGAGACAGTAAGCTACTTCTTATTTGCGGGTaccaagaagagaaaagacaaaTAGTCTCTGGATAGTGAATGCTCGAGTCATATGACAGgcaatccaaaaaaattcattcaactctCGGATTGCAATGGTAGAAGTGTGTCTTTTGGTGGAAATAACAAGGGAAAAGTCATTGGAAAAGAGACTGTGAGGATTGGAAACTTAACAGCAAATGATGTTTCTTTATTCAAAGGATCGAATCGCAATCTTATTTCTATAAGTCAACTCTGTGACTCTGGTTATCAAATTTGTTTTCAAGATTTAAAATGCATAGGTTTTTCACTCcgaatctcttccgaaatgatgatttttcccttttttggcaaatcatccccggattttctcaaaattacgattttatCCCTTATGGACAAATCATGTCTAAATCACTCTTGTTTACCTTCTGAGCCGTGATTGACtattctctaagccaatagggcttcACTATGAATGTCATGCtaatttgatgcgatttatcctcggattatggattccttgatttgcgcactttatttcattgattgtgattgatagggtaATCACTCTCATCCGTATGAattcctagatttaggattcatatccctactcatctgcatgaaattcgaggttagaaaattcattcaacttaggtaccaaaAAGGCGTCTATTAAGGCAATTGGCGTAACTAAATCCCCAAACCCTCTTCTCTAGTTCTTGCGGAATCGAATAGATAGTCCCGATTATTTGATAGGGTTTTTCAATTATATCCTTtaagaaatgattggtggcgactccgagacATGCACatgtagcacatgtcactagactaTACTAAAAGGTCGAcccgattttatcctccgtttcgatttgggtaatgggccttgggaggggcccacgtccgaaggtccacatggTAGCCGGGCCGGAAGAGCGACCCATTAGCCTACTCGTCGCGCTCatgggagggtcgcgacaatgatcAAAGATGACAAATGCCTCATCTAGTAAAGCAAGAGTACCTGAGTGAAGATCATGAAGTGCGCCATCCACAGCTCCTCCTAGAGAGTAATTATGTTACTAAGTTCATTGATCATGAGCTAAACATCTTGAATCAATTTGGGGTGAAGATCTAGCTAAACGTTAATAGATAGTGCTAACTATCAAAAGTTAAAACTTAGGCAAAG contains:
- the LOC125314447 gene encoding uncharacterized protein LOC125314447, whose protein sequence is MERNMIERAAASGSWSVPSCKNKRRFGKRPMSRGRPIIPPNRRNVWGKPTLGNGGICQFYNWRHEIASCPFGNRACFGCGRMGHQVRDCPQRQRGVPAPSQQGGQPHGNTLQNYQSRLPAQGRVFAVTGEETEDSSTVTGTVFLHDHVAYALFDTGATYSFVAERFIKLVGLSPKSLETVFKISTPLKDSVISTIGCLDCKLIIGGHEEVIDPIVLEMNDFDVIVGMDWPTKQRVTMD